The Deinococcota bacterium region ACTACCTGGGACGAGTTCATCGCCGTCAACGAGGCGCTCGAGGGGGCCGGCTACATCCCCATCGCCGTGACCGGCGGCGACGCCTGGATGTTGCCCATCTTGCACACCGTGGTGGGCGCGGGCAGCTACGGCGGCGACGCCTTTGTGGCGGGCATCCTGGATGGCAGCCGGACCTTCGAGGATCCCGCCTTCATCGAGAGCGTCCAGGCCGTCAAGGACCTCCAGCCCTACTTCCCGCCCACCGTGACCGGCGTATCCTACGACGACTCCCGGATGCTCTTCGTCAATGAGCTGGCCGCCATGTTCCCCGGCGGTTCCTGGGAAGGCGCCTACTTCTTGAGCCAGAACCCCGAGCTGGACCTGGGCGTCTTCGCCGTGCCCGCCAAGGGCAGCGACGAGAGGCTGGTGTCCTGGTTCGTCGACGGCGCCTGGGCCGCCACCAGCAGCAGCGATGACCCCGAGGCGGCGCTGGCCTTTGTGGACTGGCTCGGCTCGCCCGAGTTCGGCCAGCTCTTTACCGACCGGCTCGCGCAGATCTCGCCCATCCAAGGCGTCACGCCCAGCGACCCGCTGCTCAGCGAGATCGTCGAGATGTGGAACGAGGCCTCCACCCCTTACATGCTGCTGGTGCACTTCCGCTACGGCACCCCCACCGGCACCGACGTGATCGGCCAGGACATGCAAAACCTCTTCCTGGACCGCATGACGGCCGAGGAGGTCGCCTCGAGCCTGCAGGCGCAGATGTCGAGCTGGTTCACGCCCAACCCTTAAGCGCCGCCCTTGACGAGTCCCCCAAAAGCACAGAGGAGAGCCCGCAAGCTCTCCTCCTTGCGTTTGCTGCCCTTCTGGCTGCCGGCCTTTGTCCTCTACACGCTCTTCATCGTCTGGCCGCTCTTAAACGCCGTCGCTTACAGCCTCTTCGAGTGGCGCGGGCTGGTGCGCGGGCCCTTCGTCGGCCTCGACAACTTCGTTACTCTGCTCACCACCGAGCCCTGGCGCAGTAACCTGGCGCGGGCGTTTGGGCACAACCTCCTCTTTTTCGCAGGCACCATGCTGGTGCAGAACACCCTGGCGCTCGCCTTCGCCGTCCTGCTCCACGGCATGCGCCGCGGCGGCCGCTTCTGGCAGAACCTCTTTTTCCTACCCCACCTGCTGCCCACGGTCCTGGTGGGTTTCTTGTGGCTCCTCATCTTGAACCCGCTCTTCGGGCCGCTCAACAAGGCCCTGCGCGAGCTCGGCTTGGACGGCCTGGCCCTGCCCTGGCTGGGCCTGCCGGAGACGGCCCTGCCGACCATCATCGTGGTCAACGCCTGGGCCTGGCTGGGCTTTCCGATGATGCTCTTTCTCGCCAACCTGGGCAGCATTCCCGCCAGCTACCTCGAGGCCGCCCGGCTCGACGGCGCAAGCGCCTGGCAGGTCTTCCGCCACATCCAGCTGCCCCTGCTCAGACCGTCCTTGACCATCGTCACGGTGTTAACCTTCATCGGCAACTTCAACACCTTCGAGCTGATCTTCGTAATGGCGGGCTCGAGCGGCAGCCCCGGCGGCGCCACCGACGTGCTGGGCACCTTCTTCTACCGCACCGCCTTCGGTGGCGGCCAGGACGCGGTAAGCATGGGCTCGGCCTTGGCGGTGTTGATGTTCGGCTTCATCCTGAGCGTCTCGCTGCTGGCCTTGAGGCTGTTCGGGCGCGGCGAGGTGATCTATGACTAGTAGGCCCACGGACATCGCCAAGACCACGCTGATTTACGCCATCCTCATCGCCTACGGCTTCACCGTCGTCTATCCGGTCTTTCTGATGATCATGTCGTCGTTCAAGACCAGCCAGGAGATCTTCCGCGACCCCTTCGCCCTGCCCAGCACCTGGACACTCGCCAATTACGCGGAGGCCTGGGGTCGCGGCAACTTCTCGAGCTATTTTCTCAACAGCGTCTTCGTTACGGCGGTGTCGGTCCTGATCGTCTTGGTGGTGGGCAGCCTGGCCGCCTATCCGCTCGGCCGCTACGCCTTTAAAGGCCGCGACTGGCTCATGCTCTACTTTCTCTCCGGCCTGATGCTGCCGATTCGCCTAGGCATCCTGCCGCTCTTTTTCCTGATGCGCGACTTGGGCCTGTTGAACACGCCCTGGTCGCTGATCTTCATCTACTCGGCGAGCGGCCTGCCCTTTACCATCTTCGTGCTCGCCAACTTCTTCAAGACCTTGCCCAGGGAGCTCGAGGAGGCCGCCAGGCTGGACGGCGCCAGCGAGTTTCGCATCTACGCTCAGGTGATGCTGCCGCTTATCCGCCCGGCCCTGGCGACGGTGGCAATCTTCAACTTCATCCCCTGGTGGAACGACTTTTTCTTCCCACTTATCTTCATCCGCGCCGAGCGGTACCGCACCCTGCCGCTCGGGCTCTTCACCTTTTTCGGCGAGCACCAGAACAACTGGGCCTTGCTCTTCGCCGGCCTCACCATCACCGCCCTGCCGCTCCTGCTGCTCTATCTCTTCGCCAGCCGACAGATCATCAAGGGCCTCACCTCGGGCGCCCTGAAATGAAGGGTGTGAGGCTTTTCTAGGCGCGGATGCGCTGAAATAGCCGTGCTCGCGCTCGACAAGCTGGCGGCAAAGACGATGGCTAGATTAGATTGAAGGCGTGACCTTATGCGTCGAGTGGGCTCCGTACCCCTCGCCCGCCACGGTTGAGCACATGGGTGTAGATCAATGGTGGTCTTTACATCCTTATGGCCCAAAAGCTCCTGCACCGTGTGGATGTCGTAGCCGTCCTCGAGCAAGCGCGTCGCAAAGCTGTGGCGTAAGGTGTGTACACTGCCATGCTTTTCCATACCAGCAGCAAGCATTGCCCGCTTCATCGCGCGCTGAATGGTGTTGGGATAGATGTGATGCCGTCCCCGCCGACCGGAGCTTTCTAGCTGCTTGCAGTTTAGATGTTACTTATGCCGTTGCGCAGGTGCATTTAGTCACGTGACTAAAGTAACGTTACTTTAGTAATGCATGGCGCGGCGGTTCTCAGTCGTCCAGAGCGTGCCAGTTGCCGTAGTAGTGAGCGAGTTGGACTCGAGACTCAAAGCCGAGTTTTTGAAAGACGACCTGGAGGGAGTTCTTGACGGTCCCTTCGCCCGTGTTGCGCGCTTTGGCGATAACCTTGTTGTCGCAGCCCCTGGCGGCGAGCCGCAGGGTGAGGCGTTCTACCGGCGTGAGGGGAGAGGACAGCTTGGGCAAGGGCTGCTTCTGGCCCGCCTCGAGCAGGTTAAGCGTCCGCACGATATCCGGCAGGGACACGCCGCTCAAGAGGGCGGCGGGCTCCTGCTCGAGCAGGTCCAGCTTGTATTCGGGGCAGGGGTTGTCGGTGACGACGACAGCTCCTCTGACCGCGGTGGTGGCGTGCCTGGAAACAGCCCAGCCCCAAGGGGCGTCGATGAGCAGATGCCACCGCGCTCCGGAGCACAGCTTGAATCCCTCCAAAATGAGGGCTTACTCTATGTCGCTGCGGAATTTATCGACGCCGCAGTAGACTTTGACCTTCAGGTTCACTGTAAACTTACCTTAGCATATTCACTCTCCGCAAGATTGCTGTGTGCTGCCGACGCTGTGGAAGCCAACGCCATGAAAGTCGGCCGTCGTCTCGAGCTCGGTCTGGGGGCGGTTCGCAGCGAACCTCGGCGCTTAAGCTGTTCAGACTCCCTGAGACAAGCGGGGCACCGGGCCTGCTAGGGACCGCAACATAGCGTCTCGGCTCGGCCGCCCTGCACCCGCGTGAGAAGACGTTGCAGGCTCCGTTGAAAACGCCTATCCTGGGGTATGACGATTGAACTCACCAAAGAACAAGAACAGCTTATCCGTGGGCTGGTAGCGACCGGGCACTATGAGGATGACCGCGCCGTCGTGAGCCGGTCGCTCAAACTGATTCAGGAATATGAAAGCAGACTGTCTCACCTCCGCGCCGAGATTCAAAAGGGCGAAGACAGCGGCGACTATCAGCCGTTCGATGTAGAGGAGACGATCAGACGGGCGAGGGAGCGGTTCCAGCAACGCACGGCGCAGTAATGCCGACCGTTGTGATTCGTCCAGCAGCAGATGTGGACCTGTTGCTGATCTGGGACTTCATTGCCCGCGATAATCCCAGCGCCGCCGACAATTACCTCCGCTGGCTGGCGGATAGGTTCGACCTGCTAGCGACCCAGCCCTTGATGGGAAAGGCCCGTGAGGAGCTGAAGCCAAAATTGCGTAGTTTCGTCGTCGGCAGGCACATCATTTTCTACATGCCGTTTGAGGAGGGGATAGCCGTTGAGCGAGTGCTGGCAGGGCCTCAAGATAGTGAGAGCATCTTCGCGGAATCA contains the following coding sequences:
- a CDS encoding extracellular solute-binding protein, yielding MRTRITALLFALCGFAAAQSLDMWSWRTEDVAAYREILQAYQEQNPGVSVNFEAFLNTEYNTLVATSLQAGEAADVVQTRSYGGVRPWIEGGYLLPLDGRVASLENYSSQTLDAVRSQESGEVYGVPFAVQVLQMFYNRAIFTELGLEEPTTWDEFIAVNEALEGAGYIPIAVTGGDAWMLPILHTVVGAGSYGGDAFVAGILDGSRTFEDPAFIESVQAVKDLQPYFPPTVTGVSYDDSRMLFVNELAAMFPGGSWEGAYFLSQNPELDLGVFAVPAKGSDERLVSWFVDGAWAATSSSDDPEAALAFVDWLGSPEFGQLFTDRLAQISPIQGVTPSDPLLSEIVEMWNEASTPYMLLVHFRYGTPTGTDVIGQDMQNLFLDRMTAEEVASSLQAQMSSWFTPNP
- a CDS encoding sugar ABC transporter permease encodes the protein MRLLPFWLPAFVLYTLFIVWPLLNAVAYSLFEWRGLVRGPFVGLDNFVTLLTTEPWRSNLARAFGHNLLFFAGTMLVQNTLALAFAVLLHGMRRGGRFWQNLFFLPHLLPTVLVGFLWLLILNPLFGPLNKALRELGLDGLALPWLGLPETALPTIIVVNAWAWLGFPMMLFLANLGSIPASYLEAARLDGASAWQVFRHIQLPLLRPSLTIVTVLTFIGNFNTFELIFVMAGSSGSPGGATDVLGTFFYRTAFGGGQDAVSMGSALAVLMFGFILSVSLLALRLFGRGEVIYD
- a CDS encoding carbohydrate ABC transporter permease, translated to MTSRPTDIAKTTLIYAILIAYGFTVVYPVFLMIMSSFKTSQEIFRDPFALPSTWTLANYAEAWGRGNFSSYFLNSVFVTAVSVLIVLVVGSLAAYPLGRYAFKGRDWLMLYFLSGLMLPIRLGILPLFFLMRDLGLLNTPWSLIFIYSASGLPFTIFVLANFFKTLPRELEEAARLDGASEFRIYAQVMLPLIRPALATVAIFNFIPWWNDFFFPLIFIRAERYRTLPLGLFTFFGEHQNNWALLFAGLTITALPLLLLYLFASRQIIKGLTSGALK
- a CDS encoding LuxR C-terminal-related transcriptional regulator; amino-acid sequence: MEGFKLCSGARWHLLIDAPWGWAVSRHATTAVRGAVVVTDNPCPEYKLDLLEQEPAALLSGVSLPDIVRTLNLLEAGQKQPLPKLSSPLTPVERLTLRLAARGCDNKVIAKARNTGEGTVKNSLQVVFQKLGFESRVQLAHYYGNWHALDD
- a CDS encoding type II toxin-antitoxin system ParD family antitoxin → MTIELTKEQEQLIRGLVATGHYEDDRAVVSRSLKLIQEYESRLSHLRAEIQKGEDSGDYQPFDVEETIRRARERFQQRTAQ
- a CDS encoding type II toxin-antitoxin system RelE/ParE family toxin, with amino-acid sequence MPTVVIRPAADVDLLLIWDFIARDNPSAADNYLRWLADRFDLLATQPLMGKAREELKPKLRSFVVGRHIIFYMPFEEGIAVERVLAGPQDSESIFAES